The following proteins are co-located in the Candidatus Nitrotoga sp. AM1P genome:
- the fabF gene encoding beta-ketoacyl-ACP synthase II has product MAKRRVVITGLGIVSPVGTGITQAWQNIVDGKSGITRITRFDASLFSSKIAGEVQGFDVDKFLSAKDARRMDVFIHYGLAAGMEAIKDAGIEVTEQNAERIGVNVGSGIGGLPMIENSHNDYLAAGPRKISPFFIPGTIINMISGNLSIMYGFKGPNLSMVTACSTATHCIGESARLIEYGDADIMIAGGSEGSVCALALGGFASARALSTRNDDPATASRPWDKGRDGFVMGEGAGVLVLEEYEHAKSRGAKIYAEVAGYGMSADAYHMTAPREDGEGAARCMNNALRNAGLNVDQVDYINAHGTSTPLGDLAETMAMKRCLGEHAMKVKVSSTKSMTGHLLGAAGGVEAIFSALGIYHQIAPPTINIFEQDEACDMDYVPNIARNMTINVAMSNSFGFGGTNATLVFRKV; this is encoded by the coding sequence TTGGCAAAACGCAGAGTCGTCATTACTGGCCTGGGTATTGTTTCGCCCGTTGGGACAGGAATTACCCAAGCATGGCAAAATATTGTTGATGGTAAATCAGGCATTACTCGTATTACTCGTTTTGATGCCAGCCTGTTTTCATCGAAGATTGCTGGAGAGGTGCAAGGGTTTGATGTGGACAAATTCCTCTCTGCCAAGGATGCTCGACGTATGGATGTATTTATTCATTACGGCCTGGCAGCTGGTATGGAGGCAATTAAAGATGCCGGGATCGAGGTAACTGAACAAAACGCCGAACGCATCGGTGTCAATGTTGGATCTGGTATCGGTGGGCTGCCAATGATTGAAAATAGTCATAACGACTATCTGGCGGCGGGTCCACGCAAGATTTCCCCGTTTTTTATTCCAGGTACAATTATCAACATGATATCTGGCAATTTGTCCATCATGTATGGCTTTAAAGGACCTAATCTGTCCATGGTGACCGCTTGCTCCACAGCTACTCATTGCATAGGCGAATCTGCTCGGTTGATCGAATATGGTGATGCCGATATTATGATCGCGGGTGGCTCGGAAGGGTCAGTTTGCGCGCTTGCGTTAGGAGGGTTTGCATCTGCACGAGCGCTTTCCACCCGCAATGACGATCCTGCTACTGCTAGCCGTCCATGGGATAAAGGGCGCGATGGCTTTGTGATGGGAGAAGGTGCTGGGGTTTTAGTGCTGGAAGAATATGAGCATGCTAAATCCCGCGGTGCCAAAATTTACGCGGAAGTGGCAGGTTATGGTATGAGTGCCGATGCATACCACATGACCGCACCGCGCGAGGATGGTGAGGGTGCTGCGCGTTGTATGAATAATGCCTTGCGTAATGCTGGCCTGAATGTGGATCAGGTGGATTACATTAATGCGCATGGCACTTCCACTCCACTAGGCGACTTGGCTGAGACCATGGCAATGAAGCGCTGCCTGGGCGAACACGCGATGAAGGTCAAGGTTAGTTCCACCAAATCCATGACAGGACATCTACTGGGTGCTGCGGGTGGTGTAGAGGCTATATTTTCCGCGCTCGGCATTTATCATCAGATTGCCCCACCCACCATAAATATTTTCGAGCAGGATGAGGCGTGTGATATGGATTATGTGCCCAATATCGCGCGTAACATGACGATTAATGTCGCCATGTCCAATTCATTCGGCTTTGGCGGCACCAATGCTACTTTGGTGTTTCGCAAGGTCTAA
- a CDS encoding acetolactate synthase 3 catalytic subunit yields MELTGAEITIRCLQEEGAEYVFGYPGGAVLHIYDALFTQDQVKHILVRHEQAAVHAADGYARSTDKVGVALVTSGPGVTNAVTGIATAYMDSIPMVIISGQVPTYAIGEDAFQEVDTVGITRPCVKHNFLVKDVKEIASTIKKAFYLAKSGRPGPVLVDIPKDISCQKAEFSYPASVSIRSYHPAQHSDLEQIKSAVQLLLAAKRPMIYAGGGVILADASKQLTELVHLLGFPCTNTLMGLGGYPATDKQFVGMLGMHGTYEANMGMQYCDVLLAVGARFDDRVVGNVKHFNQEKRKIIHIDIDPSSISKRVKVDLPIVGDVAHVLNELLAELHGSQEKPDQQAIAPWWAQIKEWRGKNSLVYKNSDEIIKPQFVIEKLYEVTQGDAFITSDVGQHQMWAAQYYKFDKPRRWINSGGLGTMGFGLPAAMGVQLAHPDAHVACVTGEGSIQMCIQELSTCKQFQLPLKIIMLNNRYLGMVRQWQQFFHGNRYAESYMDALPDFVKLAEAYGHVGMRIEKPSDVEPALKEAFGRKQQLVFMDFITDQTENVFPMVQGGKGLSEVILAEDL; encoded by the coding sequence ATGGAACTGACGGGCGCGGAAATAACCATTAGATGTTTGCAGGAAGAGGGTGCTGAATATGTGTTCGGATACCCTGGCGGTGCGGTCTTGCATATTTATGATGCGTTGTTCACCCAAGATCAGGTTAAACATATACTAGTTCGCCACGAGCAGGCTGCAGTGCATGCCGCCGACGGGTATGCACGTTCCACTGATAAAGTGGGGGTCGCATTAGTTACCTCTGGCCCTGGGGTAACCAATGCAGTCACAGGTATCGCCACTGCCTATATGGATTCTATACCTATGGTTATTATCAGTGGTCAAGTGCCCACTTATGCCATCGGCGAAGATGCTTTTCAAGAGGTGGATACTGTTGGCATAACGCGACCTTGCGTGAAGCATAATTTTTTGGTCAAAGATGTTAAGGAAATCGCCAGCACTATTAAGAAGGCATTCTATCTCGCCAAAAGTGGCCGCCCTGGGCCAGTGCTGGTGGATATTCCGAAAGATATATCCTGTCAAAAGGCGGAGTTCAGCTATCCAGCGTCGGTGAGTATCCGCTCCTATCATCCGGCTCAACATAGCGACTTGGAGCAGATTAAAAGTGCTGTGCAGTTGCTGCTGGCAGCCAAACGGCCGATGATTTATGCGGGTGGCGGCGTGATCCTGGCTGATGCGTCTAAGCAATTGACTGAGCTCGTACATTTGTTGGGCTTTCCCTGTACCAACACCTTGATGGGTTTGGGTGGCTATCCGGCGACAGATAAGCAATTTGTTGGAATGTTGGGTATGCATGGTACGTATGAAGCAAACATGGGGATGCAGTATTGTGATGTGCTGCTGGCCGTGGGAGCACGTTTTGATGATCGTGTGGTTGGTAATGTTAAGCACTTTAATCAGGAAAAACGCAAGATCATTCACATCGATATTGATCCTTCCTCAATTTCCAAGCGGGTGAAGGTGGATTTGCCTATCGTTGGCGATGTGGCGCATGTGTTGAACGAGTTGTTGGCGGAATTGCACGGTAGCCAGGAAAAGCCTGATCAGCAGGCAATTGCGCCGTGGTGGGCGCAAATTAAGGAATGGCGCGGCAAGAATAGCTTAGTCTACAAAAATTCGGATGAAATAATTAAGCCGCAGTTTGTGATCGAAAAGCTGTATGAAGTTACCCAGGGTGATGCCTTCATTACGTCCGACGTTGGACAGCATCAGATGTGGGCGGCGCAATATTACAAATTTGATAAGCCGCGTCGCTGGATTAACTCCGGCGGGCTGGGAACCATGGGCTTCGGTTTGCCCGCCGCGATGGGTGTGCAACTTGCTCACCCAGATGCGCATGTAGCGTGCGTTACTGGTGAAGGCAGTATTCAAATGTGTATTCAGGAGCTTTCCACCTGCAAACAATTTCAATTGCCGCTCAAAATTATCATGTTAAATAATCGTTATTTAGGGATGGTGCGCCAGTGGCAGCAGTTTTTCCATGGCAACCGGTATGCTGAATCCTATATGGATGCGCTGCCCGATTTTGTGAAGCTGGCGGAAGCTTATGGTCATGTTGGTATGCGCATTGAGAAGCCATCGGATGTGGAGCCTGCATTGAAAGAAGCGTTTGGGCGTAAGCAGCAATTGGTATTCATGGATTTCATAACAGACCAGACTGAAAACGTATTCCCCATGGTGCAGGGTGGTAAGGGCTTGTCTGAAGTGATTCTGGCGGAGGATTTGTAA
- the mltG gene encoding endolytic transglycosylase MltG: MRTIKRLLVIVLLLAVLLTSAIGYYVIRPLTFATLPLEFSLDQGSSLKAAARQMQQAGVLPNDWMFVWLARMLGKSAQIQAGNYELETAITMLELLAVVTDGQAAQSEFSIIEGWTFNQFRTALNTNPAIRHDSASLPEAEILRRIGAAEPYAEGLFFPDTYYFVKGTSDLALLKRAYKTMQLHLQESWQERTSDLPLKSAYEALILASIVEKETGQASDRSMIAAVFINRLRKGMLLQTDPTVIYGLGESFDGNLRKRDLLADTLYNTYTRAGMPPTPIALPGLASIQAALHPASTDALYFVARGNGSSQFSNTLNEHNNAVNRYQK, from the coding sequence ATGCGTACGATTAAGCGCTTGCTGGTTATTGTGTTGCTTTTGGCCGTGCTGTTGACGAGTGCTATCGGCTATTATGTTATTCGTCCGCTGACTTTTGCCACGCTTCCCTTGGAATTTTCCCTTGATCAGGGCAGCAGCTTGAAAGCTGCGGCGCGGCAGATGCAACAGGCTGGCGTGTTACCCAATGATTGGATGTTTGTCTGGTTGGCGCGTATGCTGGGCAAATCTGCACAGATACAGGCTGGCAACTATGAGTTGGAAACTGCGATTACGATGTTGGAATTGTTAGCTGTTGTGACAGATGGGCAGGCCGCCCAGAGTGAATTCAGCATAATTGAAGGTTGGACATTCAATCAATTTCGCACAGCATTGAATACCAATCCGGCCATTCGGCATGACAGCGCAAGCTTGCCCGAAGCGGAAATTCTGCGACGTATCGGCGCAGCGGAACCATATGCTGAAGGGCTATTTTTCCCCGATACCTATTATTTCGTCAAAGGCACAAGTGACCTCGCTTTGCTTAAACGCGCCTATAAGACGATGCAATTGCATCTGCAGGAAAGTTGGCAAGAACGTACGTCTGACTTGCCTCTTAAGTCGGCCTATGAGGCGTTGATTCTGGCCTCTATCGTGGAGAAAGAAACGGGGCAGGCAAGTGATCGCAGCATGATAGCGGCCGTATTTATCAACCGTCTGCGCAAGGGTATGCTGCTGCAAACTGATCCAACCGTCATTTATGGGTTGGGAGAGAGTTTTGATGGTAATTTGCGCAAGCGTGATTTACTGGCTGATACGTTGTACAACACTTATACCCGCGCAGGCATGCCACCTACTCCGATTGCACTGCCAGGGCTAGCTTCGATACAGGCGGCTCTTCATCCGGCCTCCACCGATGCTCTGTACTTTGTGGCGCGCGGGAATGGCAGCTCACAATTTTCAAATACGTTAAATGAACACAACAACGCAGTGAATCGTTATCAAAAATAA
- the acpP gene encoding acyl carrier protein yields the protein MSNIEQRVKKIVAEQLGVNETEVKNESSFVNDLGADSLDTVELVMALEEEFECEIPDEDAEKITTVQQAIDYVNDHPK from the coding sequence ATGTCTAATATCGAACAACGCGTTAAAAAAATCGTTGCTGAACAACTCGGTGTAAACGAGACTGAAGTGAAGAATGAGTCCTCGTTCGTTAATGATCTGGGTGCCGATTCATTGGACACGGTTGAGCTGGTGATGGCGCTGGAAGAAGAGTTCGAGTGTGAAATCCCAGACGAAGACGCTGAGAAAATAACTACGGTGCAACAGGCAATCGATTACGTTAACGATCATCCTAAGTAA
- the pssA gene encoding CDP-diacylglycerol--serine O-phosphatidyltransferase — MIDLDNRKPMNLRRRSIYLLPNLLTTAALFAGFYAIVQAMNSKFEFAAVAIFIAMVLDGLDGRVARLTRTQSEFGAEYDSLSDMVSFGVAPSLLMYEWAFKDLGKLGWFAAFIYCAGTALRLARFNANIETVDKRFFQGLPSPAAAAVIAGFVWVMLDNHFSGQEARWYAVILTVFAGLSMVSNVRFYSFKDFNMRKSVPFIVIILVALFFILISSYPPGVLFLLFLCYALSGYVLWLLGFRKKASNPTT, encoded by the coding sequence ATGATTGACCTCGATAACAGAAAGCCGATGAATCTGCGCAGGCGCAGTATCTACCTGCTACCCAACTTATTGACTACGGCGGCATTATTTGCCGGTTTCTACGCTATCGTGCAGGCAATGAATAGCAAGTTTGAATTTGCTGCCGTAGCAATTTTTATTGCTATGGTACTAGATGGTCTGGATGGTCGCGTGGCGCGATTAACCCGCACTCAAAGTGAATTTGGAGCGGAATATGATAGCCTGTCTGACATGGTCTCGTTCGGTGTGGCCCCCTCTTTGCTGATGTATGAATGGGCGTTTAAGGACTTAGGTAAATTGGGTTGGTTCGCAGCCTTTATTTATTGCGCTGGTACGGCGTTACGGCTGGCACGTTTCAACGCTAATATTGAAACGGTAGATAAGCGATTTTTCCAAGGTCTACCCAGCCCTGCAGCTGCTGCGGTGATCGCAGGCTTCGTTTGGGTGATGTTGGACAATCATTTTAGCGGTCAAGAGGCGCGTTGGTATGCTGTAATCCTTACGGTGTTTGCCGGCTTGAGTATGGTGAGCAACGTGCGTTTCTACAGTTTTAAAGATTTCAATATGCGCAAGAGCGTGCCGTTTATCGTGATTATCCTGGTCGCGTTATTTTTTATACTGATTTCCAGCTATCCGCCCGGAGTGCTGTTTCTACTTTTTTTGTGTTACGCCCTATCTGGCTATGTGCTGTGGCTGCTGGGTTTTCGAAAAAAAGCTTCTAATCCAACCACGTAG
- the ccmA gene encoding cytochrome c biogenesis heme-transporting ATPase CcmA — MLEISNLACSRGDHLLFSDLNFSLSVSELLQVQGANGSGKTSLLRTLCGFMMPVAGEIRWRGQNIRELGDAFYAEMIYLGHLNAIKDELNALENLHISAGLAGCKVDDKQVIAVLRRMGLRGRETLPVKVLSQGQRRRVALARLLLSNASLWILDEPLAALDVGAVGLMQELIGEHLVNNGMVIYTTHQPLEVVGVATRWLALS; from the coding sequence ATGCTGGAAATTAGCAATCTTGCTTGTAGTCGCGGAGATCATCTATTATTTTCTGATCTGAATTTTTCTCTGTCAGTTAGCGAGTTGTTACAGGTGCAGGGTGCTAACGGCAGCGGTAAAACTAGCCTGCTGCGTACTTTATGCGGTTTTATGATGCCTGTTGCGGGCGAGATTCGTTGGCGCGGACAGAATATTCGTGAACTGGGTGATGCATTTTATGCCGAGATGATTTATCTCGGTCATTTGAATGCCATCAAGGACGAATTGAATGCACTGGAGAACTTGCACATTAGTGCAGGGTTGGCTGGCTGCAAGGTGGATGACAAACAGGTAATTGCGGTCTTACGTCGTATGGGTTTGCGCGGCCGAGAAACTTTACCGGTCAAAGTGCTGTCTCAAGGGCAACGTCGTCGTGTGGCATTGGCCCGCTTGTTGCTCAGTAATGCCTCTTTATGGATACTGGATGAACCGCTTGCTGCACTGGACGTGGGCGCGGTTGGGCTAATGCAGGAATTGATTGGTGAGCACCTAGTGAATAACGGCATGGTGATCTACACTACTCATCAGCCACTAGAAGTGGTGGGGGTTGCAACGCGGTGGCTTGCGCTGTCATGA
- a CDS encoding phosphatidylserine decarboxylase: MSNYPHPIIAREGWPFLAIAIFIASLVSYFGGGAWSLLFWLVALFVLQFFRDPPREIPQDADAVLSPADGRIVAVERTQDPYVQRDAIKISVFMNVFNVHSNRSPIDGLVKRIQYFPGKFVNADLAKASLENERNAIWIKRADGQDVTSVQVAGLIARRILCYVQEGAILARGQRYGFIRFGSRVDVYLPLTAAVNVSIGDKVYATTTILAVLAKN; this comes from the coding sequence ATGTCTAATTACCCCCATCCAATCATTGCACGCGAGGGATGGCCATTCTTGGCCATCGCTATATTCATTGCTAGTTTGGTATCATATTTTGGTGGCGGTGCGTGGTCGCTACTGTTTTGGTTGGTGGCGCTGTTTGTGCTGCAGTTTTTTCGCGATCCACCGCGTGAAATTCCACAGGATGCAGATGCAGTGTTATCACCTGCTGATGGTCGTATTGTGGCGGTGGAGCGCACGCAGGATCCATATGTACAGCGCGATGCCATCAAGATCAGTGTGTTTATGAATGTATTTAATGTGCATTCCAATCGCAGCCCGATAGATGGTCTGGTGAAGCGCATCCAATATTTCCCTGGTAAGTTCGTGAATGCTGATCTGGCTAAGGCTTCGCTGGAAAATGAACGAAATGCCATATGGATTAAAAGGGCAGATGGGCAAGACGTAACCAGCGTGCAGGTGGCCGGGCTGATCGCACGCCGTATTCTGTGTTACGTACAAGAAGGCGCTATTCTGGCACGTGGTCAGCGATATGGCTTCATCCGCTTCGGCTCGCGCGTGGACGTGTACTTGCCACTGACGGCTGCCGTAAACGTATCTATTGGTGATAAAGTATACGCAACGACTACAATACTGGCGGTTTTGGCCAAGAACTAA
- the pabC gene encoding aminodeoxychorismate lyase: MLINGVPGDQVSVHNRGLLYGDGIFRTLRVIGGCMQCWPRHYRKLQQDCSALRITCPEAALLFEELRRLIEQRPDGVAKIIITRGEQTARGYAPVENMIPTRILSLTPALDYPDRNYSHGVRLRLCDLRLAHQPKLAGIKHLNRLENVLAAAEWSDPDIAEGLLLDMFGNVIEGIRSNLFMVRNGELFTPNLSSCGVAGIQRERVIEWAAEHGVPCWVRQFGLAELLVADEIFLVNSVIGLWPVRELLGSEWSHHPISMQVQEWLNHAYD, translated from the coding sequence ATGCTGATCAATGGCGTGCCGGGAGATCAGGTTAGCGTTCATAACCGCGGCTTGCTATATGGAGATGGTATATTCCGCACGCTGCGTGTGATTGGTGGATGCATGCAGTGTTGGCCGCGTCACTATCGCAAGTTGCAACAGGATTGTTCTGCATTGCGCATCACTTGCCCAGAAGCGGCATTGCTGTTTGAAGAATTGCGGCGTTTGATTGAACAGCGGCCCGATGGTGTGGCAAAAATAATCATCACACGTGGCGAACAAACGGCTCGTGGCTATGCTCCAGTCGAAAATATGATTCCGACACGCATCTTGAGTCTCACTCCTGCACTTGATTATCCAGACAGAAATTACTCGCATGGTGTCAGGCTCCGATTATGCGATTTACGTTTGGCTCATCAACCGAAACTGGCTGGCATTAAGCACCTTAACCGCTTGGAAAATGTTCTAGCTGCTGCGGAATGGAGTGACCCGGACATTGCAGAGGGCCTGTTGCTGGATATGTTTGGCAATGTGATTGAAGGCATACGCAGCAATCTGTTCATGGTACGGAACGGTGAATTGTTTACACCGAATTTGTCGAGCTGTGGCGTGGCCGGTATACAGCGTGAGCGCGTGATAGAGTGGGCTGCCGAACATGGCGTACCGTGCTGGGTCAGACAGTTTGGACTGGCGGAATTGCTTGTTGCTGACGAAATATTCTTGGTGAATAGTGTGATTGGTTTATGGCCGGTGCGTGAGCTGTTAGGCAGTGAATGGAGCCATCACCCGATTTCCATGCAAGTGCAGGAATGGTTGAACCATGCGTACGATTAA
- the ilvC gene encoding ketol-acid reductoisomerase: MKVYYDKDADLSLIKSKEVAIIGYGSQGHAHALNLKESGVNVTVALRKSGASWKKAEAAGHKVMEVAAAVKGADVVMMLLPDENIPDVYNTEVAPNMKTSATLAFAHGFNIHYNQVIPRADLDVIMIAPKGPGHTVRSEYLKGGGVPSLIAVYQDKSGKAKNIALSYAAAIGGTKGGVIETDFREETETDLFGEQAVLCGGAVELVKAGFETLVEAGYAPEMAYFECLHELKLIVDLMYEGGIANMNYSISNNAEYGEYVTGPKIITDDTKEAMRKCLKDIQTGKYAKQFILEGRTNYPEMTARRRLNAKHPIETVGAQLRAMMPWISKNKLVDQNKN; encoded by the coding sequence ATGAAAGTTTATTACGACAAAGATGCAGACTTGTCTTTAATTAAGAGTAAGGAAGTTGCTATTATCGGCTACGGCTCACAAGGCCATGCTCATGCCTTGAATCTAAAGGAATCTGGTGTCAATGTGACTGTTGCCCTACGTAAGAGTGGTGCTTCCTGGAAGAAAGCTGAAGCGGCTGGACATAAGGTTATGGAAGTCGCGGCAGCGGTGAAGGGGGCCGATGTGGTCATGATGCTGTTGCCTGATGAGAATATTCCTGATGTTTATAACACTGAAGTTGCGCCAAATATGAAGACGAGTGCTACTTTAGCATTCGCCCATGGCTTCAATATTCATTATAACCAAGTCATTCCACGTGCCGATTTGGATGTAATTATGATAGCGCCAAAAGGCCCCGGTCATACAGTTCGCTCCGAATACTTGAAGGGTGGCGGTGTGCCATCTCTGATTGCTGTATATCAGGATAAATCCGGTAAAGCCAAAAATATCGCACTTTCTTACGCCGCAGCCATTGGTGGCACCAAGGGAGGTGTGATCGAGACTGATTTCCGTGAAGAAACGGAAACAGATCTGTTTGGCGAGCAGGCCGTGTTGTGTGGGGGTGCCGTGGAACTGGTGAAGGCCGGTTTTGAAACTCTGGTGGAAGCGGGCTATGCGCCGGAAATGGCTTATTTCGAGTGCCTGCATGAATTGAAGTTAATTGTCGATTTGATGTACGAGGGCGGCATCGCCAATATGAATTATTCCATTTCAAATAATGCGGAATATGGCGAGTACGTCACCGGTCCTAAGATTATTACTGATGACACCAAGGAGGCTATGCGTAAGTGCTTGAAGGATATCCAAACGGGTAAGTATGCCAAACAGTTTATTCTGGAAGGCCGTACCAACTACCCTGAAATGACCGCGCGTCGCCGCCTTAATGCCAAGCATCCTATCGAAACAGTGGGCGCTCAACTGCGTGCCATGATGCCTTGGATCAGCAAAAATAAGCTTGTTGACCAAAACAAGAACTAG
- the ilvN gene encoding acetolactate synthase small subunit, with amino-acid sequence MRHIISLLMENEAGALSRVSGLFSARGYNIESLTVAPTEDATLSRMTIVTSGSDEVIEQIYKQLNKLIEVVAVMDLSEGGHLERELMLVKVHAVGAVREEMKRMTDIFRGCIIDVSDKTYTIELTGTGHKLESFLQAIDRSLILETVRTGASGIGRGDRILKL; translated from the coding sequence ATGCGGCATATTATTTCCCTGTTGATGGAAAATGAGGCGGGTGCCTTGTCGCGTGTTTCCGGGTTGTTTTCAGCGCGCGGCTACAACATCGAGTCTCTCACTGTGGCGCCCACAGAAGATGCCACTCTGTCCCGCATGACTATAGTAACCAGTGGTTCTGACGAAGTGATCGAGCAGATTTACAAGCAGCTCAACAAGCTCATTGAGGTAGTCGCGGTGATGGACCTGAGCGAAGGCGGACATCTGGAGCGTGAGTTAATGTTGGTGAAAGTGCATGCCGTGGGTGCGGTGCGCGAGGAAATGAAGCGCATGACGGATATTTTCCGTGGATGCATTATCGATGTATCGGATAAAACTTACACTATTGAATTAACCGGCACCGGTCACAAGCTGGAAAGCTTTTTGCAAGCCATAGATCGCAGCTTAATTCTGGAAACCGTGCGTACCGGCGCGTCTGGCATCGGGCGCGGCGACCGCATTTTAAAACTTTAA